GCGGTCATCCACTGAGCAATGAAGTTGGGATGAGGATACTCAGGCATGGCGGGAATTCCTATGATGCAGCCATTGCCGTGAGCGCTGCACTGACTGTTGTTCAACCACATCTGAATGGCCTTGGAGCCGATCTGTTTGCAATCACCGCTGACGGGGAAATACGTGCACTTGACGGGTCGGGTAATGCAGCTGGTCTTGCCAGCATTGATTATTTCAATAAGAACGGCTTCCGTGAGATACCTAAGAACGGACCCCTTTCTGCCATATCCGTACCGGGCATGGTAGGTGCATGGTCACTTCTTTATGAACGCTGCAACATGCGTTTTCAGGATCTGATAAAACCAGCCATCGAACTGGCACGGAACGGCTTTTTTCCCTCACCTGCCATAGTTGAAGCAATCGGATCAACAAAGGGAAACGACGACTGGAGCCGGATTTACAATGGAGCTTCGATTGAGGAGAAACTAATACAGAAAGACCTGGCCGGTACCCTTGAGGAAATCAGCAAGGATGAGGGGCATTCCTTCTATCACGGTCAAATCGCCCGTGCCATAGAAACAGCCATGGTCAATAGTGGAGGGCTTCTTCGGTTTAACGACATGGACTCCTATGAAGCCCTATTCCTGAAACCCTTCCAAGTATCATACCATGGGTACAAGGTTTATACAAATCCGCCACCGAGCCAGGGTTCCACGGCATTGATGTGGCTTAACATGTTGAATCATGCTGATCTTTCGGCCTTGGACAAGAAAGAATACTATAATGAACTGATCCGTACAATGCGCATTGCATACTCATACAGGTCAAAGTACATCGGCGATCCTCGATATGTGACTTTTCCCGAAGACATTTTGGAATCTGGTTACCAGTACAGGATTTTGCCTGTTTCTGGCGTAAGAAACACCAGCTTGTCTGATACCACTGCTTTCTCCGTGTACGATGGCAATTTTGGCATTTCAGCTATACAGAGCAATTATACTGGTTTTGGATCCGGTTTCACGATACCCGGCATGGGGATCAACTTGAACAACAGGGGATCTTATTTCACACTTGATAGTGAACACAACAATAAACTTGAACCTGGAAAGAAGACATTCCATACCCTTATGGCCATGTACGCCAAGGGGAGAGATGAAGTGTTCCTTGGAACCATGGGCGGAGATGTGCAACCACAGGTTGACGTGCAAGTGCTCAGTGGGATTATCGACTTGGACCGTGCTGCCCAGGATGCAGTAGCTTATCCGAGATTTGCATGGCCTGCCAGCATTTATGGAGGTTCAGATCTATACTGCGAAGCGTCTTTGGACCTGGAAGGGGCAATAAAAGTCAAAGACAGCAGCAGGATGATGGGACACGCACATGCAATAATAAGTGGCGACAGGTTCTCAACCGGCCTGGATCCAAGGGGAGACGGACTGCTTCTGAATTTTAGGAGATAAACAGAACGCCAAATATTTTAGAAAGGTTTCAGCGACTGCAAATACCGTCACATCCATAATGGAATGCCATATGCCATAATTCCTCTACCTACTTGTATTCAGGCCGCTTTATGTCGGCAATTGAGTGGTGCTGAACCGATTCTTCCGCCATATTGTGTTGATCACGGTTTATATAGATGACAAGATAAAGACTATGGTTGGCAGATAGAAGCTTGCATTTTGTGATGCGTGCATGCAAAGGGCAATCATTATGGGCACGGGATAAAAAGTTCTGGCAATGGTTATCCGGACTTCGTTAAAGGTTCGTTCAACTGTAGTTGACAGGCTGATATCGACGCGCCTTCCGCAGGGATATGATTCCTTTCTACGACATATGGAAAAAATCCTGTGAAGCTGGTTTTTGGTGTTTACTAGTCCATGACCTGACTGGCTGAAGTTGAATTTACCATGGTAACCGGATCATACTTCAGTAGGCTGACGAAATCCCTCTGTATCAGTGCCTTGCGCCCTTTGTAATTCTCCAATTGAAACTACGATCGGGATGGAATCTGTTAAATATGTTTCCTTATTAGGAATATGATCAAAATGAACAATGCACGTCCTGTTTTGCCAACAAGAGGAGAACGGCACTTAGTAACGCCGGACGCCATCAGAGAGGTAAGATTCAGGTATACACATGTCGCAAGCAACGTCAGCTTGAACTGGTCCTGGTACAACGAAAAACAGGGTCTTGTGCAGTGGTCATTCCACAACATGGACACCAGGGTGCACTCCGTCATACTCCTTAGGAATTTATATTACTTCGGAGGGGCTTTTTGGCCAGTATATTATGCAAATTCAAATGGCAGGGGAGACTCAGCGTCAAACCCAGCAGATAATTTTGGAACAGATTTTCTAGGCGGTACAGCGCCGGTCCCGTTTCTTGTGAACAATGGGGTCACTGAAAATGATCCTCCGCTCGCTCTGGTTAAATTCAGCTCTGCAGGCAATGAAACAGCATCAGAAAATAACTCGCAGGTAATTTTCGTCTTCACGCTGGGCCCCGGAGAAACCTGGTCCATGATTGAAGGAGGTTTTTCAGCTAACATGATTCCTTCAGGAATATCTATCTATGAAGTAACAGAAGCCAGCAGCGGCTTTTTCTGCATCGGATACGATGGGAAAAGAGTTACAGACTGGGATAACCAGACGGGAACAAAGCTTCAGGGATACAGTCCGAATCCGAGTAGTTTCAACACCTGGATGATGGCAGCGGAACCTGGTGCCCCCTTTGACGAACTGCCATATACGGATTCATATTCGAAAGGGAAATGCGGGGCATCTCCATGATCCAGGCTCAGGAGAACGACAATGGCAGGAAACGATGTGAATGGGTGCCTCTTTCTGATCCTCTTTACATGAAGTATCATGATGAGGAATGGGGCGTTCCGTTACACGTCGATTCAAAAATTCTCGAAATGATCATACTTGAGGGACAGCAGGCAGGGTTGAGCTGGAAGACAATTCTTCACAAGAGGGAGAATTTAAGGAAGGCTTATGCCCATTTCGATCCCAATGTAATTTCTCAATTTGATGAGGATGACATTAGGAGGCTGTTGAATGACAGCGGCATAATCAGGAACAGATCCAAAATAAATGCCGCAATACAGAATTCAAGATCCTTTATGAAAGTGCAGGAGGAGTTTGGTACTTTCGACAATTATATCTGGCGTTTCGTGAACAACAGAACCGTCCATAATTCCTGGAGAAGCGTGAAGGATATACCACCAAGAACAGAGATATCTGACGCCATGAGCACTGATCTCGTCAGGCGCGGTTTCAAGTATGTGGGTTCCACCATCTGCTATTCGCATATGCAGGCAACTGGGATGGTTAATGACCACACGCTGGAATGCTTCAGGTATCGTGAGTTGGTCAAAGAGTAAATTGATCACTGGGTGTTGCGCTTAAGTTCATTCCTGAACTTATCAAGTTTGTCGGCCCTCACCTCGAGGATAAACGCTCCAACGTAGTTGCAGTCGTCACACTTGTATACAGCGCCAGCTATTCCACCTGCAATCCAGTTCACATGTATGGAGCCGCATTTTGGGCAGATTTTGACCATGTCAGTAGCTGCCATCGTTGTTTATCTGGTGCAGGTATATACTCTTTGCTGACGGACCTGCTCTTTCATACAAAATTCCTCAGGTACGGCTTGCTTCTCAGTTCATGCGGTTCCCGTTTTGGATACTAGTAATAGTTTATATACACTGATTCCGCTTAAGTAATTGTTGTCAGGAAAAGATATCTGTGAAGAATGCAATGGTACTGGGTATTCTGGCCCGAATGGCAGCGATATCTGTAACAGTTGCATGGGGCTGGGTTCAAGATACAGGGTGCTTCACGGAATCTTCAGTAACGAAGACAAAACAAGCAGGTTTGGATTTGTTGCAATGATACTCCTTGGGATGGTCATCATGGCTATTTTTTC
The genomic region above belongs to Thermoplasmataceae archaeon and contains:
- a CDS encoding gamma-glutamyltransferase; this encodes MSDERFAVASGHPLSNEVGMRILRHGGNSYDAAIAVSAALTVVQPHLNGLGADLFAITADGEIRALDGSGNAAGLASIDYFNKNGFREIPKNGPLSAISVPGMVGAWSLLYERCNMRFQDLIKPAIELARNGFFPSPAIVEAIGSTKGNDDWSRIYNGASIEEKLIQKDLAGTLEEISKDEGHSFYHGQIARAIETAMVNSGGLLRFNDMDSYEALFLKPFQVSYHGYKVYTNPPPSQGSTALMWLNMLNHADLSALDKKEYYNELIRTMRIAYSYRSKYIGDPRYVTFPEDILESGYQYRILPVSGVRNTSLSDTTAFSVYDGNFGISAIQSNYTGFGSGFTIPGMGINLNNRGSYFTLDSEHNNKLEPGKKTFHTLMAMYAKGRDEVFLGTMGGDVQPQVDVQVLSGIIDLDRAAQDAVAYPRFAWPASIYGGSDLYCEASLDLEGAIKVKDSSRMMGHAHAIISGDRFSTGLDPRGDGLLLNFRR
- a CDS encoding DNA-3-methyladenine glycosylase I encodes the protein MIQAQENDNGRKRCEWVPLSDPLYMKYHDEEWGVPLHVDSKILEMIILEGQQAGLSWKTILHKRENLRKAYAHFDPNVISQFDEDDIRRLLNDSGIIRNRSKINAAIQNSRSFMKVQEEFGTFDNYIWRFVNNRTVHNSWRSVKDIPPRTEISDAMSTDLVRRGFKYVGSTICYSHMQATGMVNDHTLECFRYRELVKE